ccgggcgctgcccagcgGGAGACAGTGACACTGCGCAGGGTTCACTCATCCAGCACTGacatgcagcctcctctggggcggggcccgggcgctgcccagcaggagacAGCGACACCGCGCAGGGTTCACTCATCCAGCACTgacatgcagccccctctggggcggggcccgggcgctgcccagcaggagacAGCGACACCGCGCAGGGCTCACACAGCCAGCACTgacatgcagccccctctggggcggggcccggcgctgcccagcaggagacAGCGACACCGCGCAGGGCTCACACAGCCAGCACTGacatgcagcctcctctggggcgGGGCCCGGGCGCTGCCCAGCGGGAGACAGCGACACCGCGCAGGGCTCACACAGCCAGCACTgacatgcagccccctctggggcggtgcccggcgctgcccagcaggagacAGCGACACTGCGCAGGGTTCACTCATCCAGCACTGacatgcagcctcctctggggcggggcctgggcgcTGGCCAGCAGGAGACAGCGACACTGCGCAGGGTTCACACAGCCAGCACTGacatgcagcctcctctggggcagggcccggGCGCTGGCCAGCAGGAGACAGCGACACTGCACAGAGCTCACACAGCCAGCACTGacatgcagcctcctctggggtggggcccggGCGCTGCCCAGCGGGAGACAGCGACACTGCGCAGGGTTCACTCATCCAGCACTgacatgcagccccctctggggcggggccCGGCGCTGGCCAGCAGGAGACAGCGACCCCCCCAAAGGCTGACACCGCCTGGAGGAACAGAAGAGTCCCCGGTCTGGGCGCTGGCCAGGGCACCCTGACGAAAGGCGTCAGGGGATCGGCACCGCCAGGAGCTCGGATAGGGtggccagatagcaagtgtgaaaaactgggacaggaggtggggggggtaataggagcctatataagaaaaagccccaaatatcaggactgtccctataaaatcgggacatctggtcaccctaagctcggATCCCACCAGACGAGCTGCTCGCAGGGCaaggggccgggggccggcagtggagggggcagagcgcctcctgctggagcCTGTTCCTGGCGGGGCTCCCGCCCGTGGGCTGAGCAGGCCTGAGTCTGCTGAATGGGAGCCCACGTCCCCGGGGGCCGTCACCCAGGAACCCGCCTCACCTCTGCCCTCTGGCTGCTGGGCAGCTGGGCGTTCAGCACGGGCATCAGCGGGGGCAGGGCGGCGGCCTGGACCTGGCGCTTGCTCCGGGCGTGCTCGATGCTGTACGTCAGCACCAGGACGATGGGGCGGAGCTTGTCCCGGATGCTGTCCTGTAATgagggagcagggggctgagcccgcggcaggccgggggggcgggggcagggaggcgggggggacggggctggggcagcaggacccACCTGCAGCTGGAAGGTGGCCTTGACGCAGGCAGGGACGCGCTGGTGGGGCAGCTCCACCACGTCCGAGAACTGGTGTTCGGGGTCCGTGGGCTTCCGGTCCAGGAAGGCGACTCTAGGGGCCTGGCCCAGCTTCCGCCGGTCCACGTCAGCGTCCAAGGTGTACGCGAGCgctgggggcggagggagggagggcgggcatGGGCTCTGCTGCGCCTTCCATTCCTGGGGAGATTGCTCACCCCTcagcaaaatgcagccacctctggggtgggcacGGCAGCTGTGTATACGGGGATCTGtcacccagtgctgagatgcagccacctctggggtagggctCCCCAGGTAGCTTAGAGCACCCTCAGGGTTGCTCTGGGTTGTGTCCTGCTTCCCTTAGCATCCTCTGGGCTCTGGGAGACAGAACAGCTGTGGGGCAGCGTGCTCTGGGCATCTCCCTGTGCCGGGTCTGGGAGCAGGGCCGATGCAGGGTGGGTATTCTCAGGTGGtatcctcccgcccccccacgcGCAGCACGTCCAGGCCTGGGGAGcgcagggcctggcccagcccggcaGTACTCACTGACGCGGGGGCTGTAACTGGCAGGACTGGCCGTGTAGCTGAAGCAGGCTCGTACGTCCACGCTGCACAGGGAAACCACAGAAAGGCTCGGCCTGAGACAGGGCCAACGTCAAACCAGCCGTCCCTCCCGGCTGGGGGGACTCAGCACCCCACCCtccgaggaggaggaagagcagaaCCAGGCTCTGAGCAGCAGCTGGGACCAGGAAATTGCCCCTTTCGTCGGGGTCAGAGCGCGCCGCTGCCCTCGAGATGGGCGGCGCTAACCCCATTGTgcccctggggaaactgaggcagggattggCCCAAGGCCCAACAGGTCAGTAGCAGTactgggcacagaacccaggagtcctggctccctgccctacTCCCTaccggctctaaccactagacctccctctctccctgggtGTGGAAAGTGTGCGTGGCTGGCGGGGGTGATACAGGCACAGCTCTGGATCCCAGGGAGCCTGGGAGTGGGGGCGAGGACGGGCAGCACCCTCCCCAGGCCCGCTCTCACCAGATGCCCAGGTGGTGGGGGCAGTTCCTGCTCTCCAGGTCGATGttcgggggggagagggagacgtTCTTGGAGACGTGGATGACGGGCCGGGCTCTGCAAAGCAAGAGGGGAAACCGCTGGCAAAGGCGCCCGGCCGGCCCACGCCCCGGCTGCACCAGGCCTCCAGCTCTGCACGGTGTGCGGGTCCCATCCCCTCCGCACGCCGGGTCCAGGTGGACCAGTCGGCTGCGCCAGCGTCACCCAGGGGGCTGATCCAGCCGGACGCAGTGCAAtgcccagggctggaggggcCAGAGTCCCACCAGGCCGCTCCCTGCCCAGCACACGGCCCCGTCCATCGGCCTGGGGCAGCCGGTGCAGCGGGCAGTGCCCACCTGTACAGCACCACGCTGTCCGAGAGTGAGCCAACGAGCAGGTCCGGGTAGAGATTCCCGTCGATGTCCAGGCCCCCGGACAGGGAGTAGCCGAAAGTCCTCACCCCAACGCCTTCCCCGTCCAGGACCTGCAGGAGGACAGACAGAgagctggggaagcagcagctgcCTCTTGGGGGCGGAGCCGTCagtgtttaggacaggaagtgaagggggaTCCTGGACCCCAGGGgaccagcaggggaggggcttagGAACCTGTGGACCCCACAGTTCAGTGGCACCCTCCAACTCCCGTGCCCTGTTTACGCCCTCTCACCTGGGCCGGTTTGGTGACGATGCCCAGGTTGCTGCCGTGGTAGATATAGACCTTGCCGGCTCCGTCAAACGGGGCTCCCACGGCGatgtctgtggggggaggggggcagggttaCGGCTGGAGCAGGCCAAAATGGGGCTGGGGCCCCCCAGGCACTAGGGCCAGAGGCAGGGCAGTTCCCCTGCCCAGAGCTGGATACGTGCCACGTGGGGGggtccctccctcctgcaggggCAGCTCCGTTCCCCAGACCCCGTAACCCAGCTGAGCAGCCAGCCCCATTGCCCCCACAGCCCATACCCACAGGGGGAGCCCCCCAAGGGACGGCGCCGGGACCCCAGgtcagccccagccaggctccccatgatctcccctcccctggctgccCGGCCCCTCACCCTGGAAGCCGTCCTGGTTGAGGTCGCCGAGGGCGGCGAGGCCGATGCCGAACATGGAGCGGGAGGTGCCGTTGAGGCGGATGGGACGGGCGCCCTCCCAGCGCCCCGCCTGGTTGATGTACACGTAGGCGGCCCCGCCGATCTCCTCCTGCCGATCGAAGAAGTGGGGCGCCCCCACCACCAGGTCCAtccagctgggcaggggcagaggggagcagggtcaggcccagcccctgccagcgccCGCCAGCCCCGGGGCTCCGAGCAGCAGCCACGTCccgaccccccagcccccggctcaccCGTCGCTGTTCAGATCCACCACGGCCACGGCGTAGCCGAAGGAGGAGGTGAGCTGCTCCCCGGGCAGGATGGCCTCGGGCACCAGGCGGTTCACGTTGTCCCGGCGCAGGATCAACACGGCCCCCGTGTGGTTGGCCCGCGGCGCCCCCGTGACAAAGCTGAGCTGGTCCTGCCGGGTCAGGCCCTTCCCCGAGTCGACGGAGAAGCCTGGAGCGGGGGGGCAGAGCGACAGGCAGGGTTGGTGCTGCTGGGGGGATGGAAGGGTCCCTTAGGAGCAGGGGGCCAGGGACTGGCCTGGCCCTACTCTCAGCTCGGGTGGGGTGAGGCCAGGCCAATCGCCCCCCCCAACACTTGCTGAGTCCCCCGCTGCTAGATCCCAGGTGGGAGGGAACAGATGGGTTCTGTCCAACGCCGCGCCCTCGGCCAGCGCAGCCCGGGGGTCCGTGGGCACCACACTAGCCAGACACACCGAgaccactgccccctgctgggtggAATCAGCATGGCTCCTGCGTGTGGCAGAGGCTCTGTACTGCGCAGAGCTAGAGGGGATTCCCGCGCAGCTGCCGCAGCGGGGGCTAGGCTGGAAGGACCTGGCACCTAATCCGTCACACGCTGAGCCAGGACGTGGCCGCCGGAGGCCGGGCCGTGAGCCGGGGCAGGACCCCACACCTGGGGCAATTTGAGGCTGGATGGATGCCCCCCcgctggggagaggagaggttTGGCTAACACACACCAAGTCCACACACAGGCTCCCAGGGGCTggacagagctgggggaagggggggtctgGGAGGCACCAGATGTGGTCTCCACCCACCCATCCTCAACCCCACAGGGTGGCCTAATGccaggccccccacccccttctccataTTGGGGAGGGGGCCCAGATCACACTGATCCCCAGcgcccagcccctctgctgctccgtgtgtgtctgtctgtctctctctgctcagCCCCCCAGCCGGGATACAGCCACGGGGGCGGGAGGATGCGGGGGCCAAGGGGTGTGACCAGGAAGCTGGACACACCTCATATTTCAGATACCAGAGTCCCGGCTGGGTCCCCAGGCCCAGCGTCGGGTGGGGGGCAAGGCCCAGCAAACACCcggcaggcgggggaggggtgacagTTCtgcaaaggggggcgggggggaggattGCCCAAAAACAGCAGCTgagtgaacccccccccccccactaacatgtctctgctctgcccaggCCTCCGGCTGCCCCTCGCCGTGCCacaatgtagataaatctctgataattttcatatgactttacattgtgcctcttcatataaccttgtggtgggtctatccacgtgtgacctctgttttcatgggactttgtatcaaagcctcatttagaaactttgcattgcccttggtataatattatagcccctaaggatagaataagatagaagaaaattttctttgtgctagcagtagaacaagagctccccccccccactcttaatcaattgccctgttgaatgaatgaggtgtggatgagcaaggcatggaaggcagcacctccagacagcctcaactgttggagaggggctgggagccagacccaaggacaataaaacgtgtcaagtgggctcattaaagacaagcagacataccgacggcctcgggggttagaagcaagcaccttcttttggaaacaccctctttgcagcattgggacaacactcaaaagaaagcagcacaaaggaccaatggacacagacacagagtttgaatctggtctagatttgcataagaggaaagctgctatagaagtgaggtgtcttgcagaggaccccgggtctcgtcttgtcaacatgggagcatcgatccggatcgacagaagcccggctccaccccctcctccatctaactcacctggccagtgaagttaaggggagcaactaattggtaacaacaagacggagtgtgtttgtgtgtgtgtgtgagtgtaagtgtaatatattatatgcatatgatacagtgttaatgaacacatgtattactaataaatgtggcgttttgtcttattccccctgaaaagatcctgggcagtactttaagtacaacctcagtttccctgtggtGCTCTCTAATAGCACATTGGACCACCCTGGAATttccaggagggtgggggggtgtctggtGGTAGGAGCTgaaagaggtgggggtgggggtcaggactcctgggttctattccagcagCTCCAGGCATGCTGCCAAGCCAGCGGCTCCCCCGGCTGGTTGCTGAGCGCCCCCCCGGGATGATGCCAGGCAGGGCGTGCCCGTGCGACGGCCGAACCAGGCGCTGCTCCGTGGCGTCCGTCTCTGGGGCCCATGCCAGCAGCGGGTCCGCACGTGGGAGCTCCCTGCAGGCAGGAGTGGGGGCGATGGGGGGGCAGCAGCCAGGGCTCAGCGAGGGGGAGTACATCCTGCTGGCATGCGCTGGGGAGAGCCATGCACCCCCGAGCAGagcgacacccccccccacatcccacagGACACACCGCATGCAACACACAGCCCAGGCAGCACCTCGGGGACCCTTCCAGGCTCCGCGTCCCTCTCCCAGCAGGGATCCCCAGCCCCCAAACGGCTGCTGACAGAGTGGTGCTGACCCCCCTCCCATCTGCAGCCCCCCACAACACCTCCCGCCCAGgaccccccagcactgcagccagcccgGATGGGGTCCAGCACCCGTCCCCGGAGCCTGGAACGTTCCCCGACGGCACGGGCACAAGACGCTCAcgcccagcagcagagctggcctCCCCCGGCGCTGGGACTGCCCCTGCTCACGGCCTCCCCCGGGCACCCCGGGGGGCAAGGGACGGTGCTAGCACCTAGAGACGTAAGGGGCAGGGGCTGCTCTGAGCAGGTGTCCCCAGGGATCCTCCCCCCTGCTCGGGGCCTGGGGACAGCGGGACGCCCTCTGAGCGGGGCAGGGTTCACGCCCCCTCCCCGGTGccacagccagcagagggcagcagaatCCATGTTCCCCGGGCAATGAGCACCAGGACGTGTAAATCCCTGGGCACTAGCATCCAGCCTGGCACGTGCAACCACAGAgtgggggagctgcgggggagaaCCGCACAGAGACAGCTCCgaaatggggagagggaaggtgggggggggtgcgTGTGGGGTGTGTGCAGGGTTTGTGTGCTCGTGTGTGTGCACGGGCAGGGACGGAGGTGTCTGTGCAAGGACAGTTTGTGCACACACATGGGGACGTGCctagggaggggcaggggtaagTATGAACAGGGGTGTGGGGCTGCGTTCAGGGAGGGGCATCAGtcacccttctcccccccacacgcTATGGGGCAGGACCCGGGCGTGGCGCCCCTCGCTGGCCCAGGAGCAGAAAGGAGTTTTCATTTCCCCTCAGCTCCAAACGCCAAGAGGAGAACGCcgagctcgggggtggggggcaggtggcGTCCCCAGGGGCGGCACagagctggggtcctggccggcTGCTCGCTCGCTGACAGGCGGGCACCACACGCCGCCGCGGTTACAAACCTAAGTTGCTATTCTGGGCCACGTCGCCGACGGTGCCGGGCAGCCGCTCGCCGGGCTCTGCCGTTTTATACACCAGCTGATCGGGGTCTGCGCTATGAACGTTTGTCATAAACAACAGACCTGTGGGGCCGCGCcaggccggggggcgggggcagggaaagagagagagagagagagagagagagttaaaggatggagacccctccccacccaggcagtggggagccccgggcGAGGGAACCGAGGGGTCGGCCCCCCGAGCAGCAGAGACTCTCCGATCGCCCCATTTCCCTCGCTGATTTCCTTCCCCGCGGGCCTGGGGGCCAAAGACTCAAATGGCCACTGCCAATGGCCGGGGGCTGGTTCGGCCCTCAtgcccggccctgcctgccgccTGGCGGCGCTCCCTACCGAAGTAGCTGTTGGCGGGCACGGGGATGAGGGAGGGGTCCTGGTCCTTCTCCCCCCCGGCTTCGTAGGGCCCGTCGTCGTAGGTAACCAGCTCCAGGGAGCTCTGGTTTACCAGCTCCACGCGCAGGTCCCCTGCCAAACCAGAGAGGGGTTAGTGGGGGCAGGGTGGCACAGGGGGGAGGACTGGGGGCAGTAATAGCACAGGGGGGCGGGGATGGCACAGGGGGCAGGGACggcacaggggggcagggatGACACAGGGACATCACGGGGGGCAGGGACggcatgtgggggcagggacggcacggggggggcagggggcagggacggCATGAGGGAGCAGGGACGGCATGAGGGGCACAGGGATGACACGGGGGGACGGGGGGCAGGGATGGCACAAGGGAGCAGGGACGGCATGGGGGGCACAGGGATGACACGGGAGGACGGGGGGCAGGGATGGCACAAGGGAGCAGGGACGGCATGGGGGGCACAGggatggcatgggggggggggggaagatgaggACAGTCTTGGATCCTCTGCTGCCTGGCACAGAGGTTGGAGCTTCCAGCGTTGGGTCTGAACTGAAGGTGGCCACACTCCCTAAGGAGAGAAAtggttctccccttcccccccccccccccccgcccatgggctccttcccccatccacacacccccccagccatgggctccttcccccatcctccccccccactagccaagggccccttcccccacctgcccccccagccacgggcccgttccccacccccccgagtTACCACCAGTCCCAGGGTAGCTGGGCCCATGCTCCGATCTGGGGGGCGCCCGGTCCCCAGTGTCTGTGGGCCTGGGGTGAGAGGAGGGAACGCCCGCGGGCCCCCGGCCTGGCTCACCCTTCCAGTTGTAGGTGCCGGGCGCCCCGAAGAGTACGTAGTGGTTGTCTGCGGTGAAGCCGGCCGACACCCCCTGCTGGCAGAAGCCGAAGCGCTCGTGGCCCTGGGGGCGCCCCTCGCAGAACTTCCACTCGCCCCCGTCCAGCTCCTCTCGCACCGTCAGGTCCTGGCTCAGCACGTAGCAGCGCCCGATGACGTCCCGCGTCTCCAGCGGCTGGTTCACCCGGTTCCGCGATTCGTAGAGGTGGGCGCAGGTCTGGGATCGAGCCGGGGGATGACAAGCGGGACGGGTTAGAGAGGGTcccgccccctctcccaggctccccCCATCACTCGTGAAACACGAGGGCCCCCCACACGGGGGTCCTGGCTCTTCGGCTGATGGCTCTGGGGAGCGACTCGCCTCAGGCCACACACCGAGTCAACagcagaacccaggcgtcctggcccagccccccaggtCTAACCACTGGCCCCCCACTCCCTTCACAGCCAGGGAgcgaacccaggcgtcctggcccagcccccccagGTCTAACCACTGGCCCCCCACTCCCTTCACAGCCAGGGAgcgaacccaggcgtcctggcccagccccagcctgcccccctccaggctctaacccactagacccccatccccccccccccccagagggcagagcagtgggcgtcgccccccccccccccccggcaatgCCACTCACCACGATCTTGCCGCCGGCCCCTTGGCTCTTCACGCTGACCCCCAGCCACTGGTTTTCCTTGCTCTCCTTGTGCAGGTCCACTGGGGGGAGGCGCAATCAGCCGCCAGGCAGACAGCCCCCCCAGGGCCCCTGACAGAGACCcactgccagccccccacccctccccttgcagtgtcccccccgcccccagcagatCCTTGGCCCAGGATTCCCACCCACTCTCCCATGGGCAGTGCCGGGCACCAGCCCAGAGACAGCTCGGCCAAGGGCCATGCACAAGGAAacggggccagatcctgctctggTGGCATAAATCAggggtaacccccccccccccatttcaatgGAGCCACTCTGGATTTGAGGGCAGGGTCACCCCCACTCCCACTGTGGATTTATGCTGATGCCACCAAGGGCAggttccgcccccccccccccggagtgcccGTACCTCCCTCATCGATGGGCACGCGCCAGCAGTCGTTGATCTCGCGTGTCAGGGGGCAGGCGTAGAGGCCACCGGTCCGGTTCGCCCTCTGGCCCGGGAGGCCTGGTGCCTGCGGGGCCCCCACCAGCATCCTGGGGGAGACGGGCGAGCGTCAGTGGAAGGGGGGAGATGGGATCAACCACCGCCGGACGCCCCTCGGGACGGGGCTGCAGTGACGCCGGGCTcccagcctggggggcagggggcacaagGGGCCCATGTACAATTGCCAGgggacagccccctgccccccaggtcaGTGCCCGCTGCGTGGCCGAAAGGAGCTGCCGGCCCCGGGACAGCAGTGCTGCAGAGACCCCCAGGAGTGGGGCGGTGCCGGAGCCCTGTCCCAGGGAGGGGCCCGGCGGCCCTAGGGCTCCCCTGGCCAGATGTGCTGGGGGATTTGGGGGAGACCGTTGGGCTGAGACCCAGCCCAGTCAATCCATGAGCTGGTGCCCAGGGGCAGGCGggagtgaccttgggcaggggGGGCCCTGCTGCGGGAAGGAGGGTGGGCTGAACAGGGGGAGGGGACCCATGGCTCAGGAcagggggggtcccggggggcagggggctccgctCTGCGCTGATCAGCCGTGTCCAACAGCTGCAGCCTCGGAGGGGGGCCCCCGCTCCCGCCTGAGAGCTGTTCTCAACCGCCCTGGCCACTCGCTGGGAGGGGGGCAAACCACAGCtggatccccccgcccccagatgtTAGCCTGCCTCACGCCCCCGGGACCAGCTGCGGGGTCACAGCCAAGGGGTCAGGGGGAAGGGCACTCGCCCAGCGCCAACTACTGCTGCCCGCTTGAGACAGAGAGACGGGGCAAGGCCGGGCTGGCGCCAGCCAAGTGGGGCAGAGAGCCAGGAATGGGGGGACCCCGAGACTGCAGGTGATGGGCGGATCCTAGGCGATGATGGGCGTGTGCACAACACACAGCCCCGCGCAACCACCCAccgagacaaacacacacacaccccaaagccCCGCACcacaccctgcacacacacacagccccatgcAACCACCCACTGAGAGACACACACCCAGAGCCCCACGCAGCACCCTGCACAACCACACACAGCCCTGCAAAACCACCCACCGAGACACACCCAGAGCCCCACGCAACACTGCACGCAACCACCCaccgagacacacacacaaaacaccctgcaaaaacacccccccacccccccacacacacacacacccccacagaaTGGAATGGGTCATGCTCCCCTGGGCACTCACAACCCCCATGTGATTTTGCaggcacgcgcacacacacacacacacacacgcccacccccaccccacagagcgaAGCACTGAGTTTGCCCTTGCCTGAGGCGAAACCCAAGGTCTGATCTAAcacctggggggtgggaagaggccaggccagccccaggccccattcCAGGCCCAGCAGCTGCCCCCAGCCTCAACCCCACGGGAAGCTCCTTGGACCCAGCCCGGCCCCGATTCAAGCGAGACGCCTGGAGCGCAGAGCcgcccctctgctccctgactcCAACCCGGGCGATAGGGGGGGGCACGGCCAGGCCAGGAGAAGAGGGGACCCTCACACCCACAGAGATGGCTGGTGGGGGGGGAcagctgtgaccccccccccaccccaggctgcaCCCAGAGCAGGGACACAGACAAGGTGAAACTGACCACAGAAATGGGCAAGACCACCCCACCTCTGCAGactgggaaggggggggctggatccggggggggggggggcagattctgatggGAACAGCCTGGAGCTATGCCAGGAGCCAATCACCACATACAATAAATAACCAGGACCAGAAGCTGCTGCTTAGTCACCGGGTAATTAATCaccaggagcaggggcagggatgcgggattgggggaggggcgacagagcgggggggggggggggtctctgctcttgGCCGGGATCAGGACTCAGCCGCGGGGGCCACGCTCCAGTCTCAGGGCTGCCACACCGGACAGACccggagccaggggaggggatcGGGCCCCTCGCCCACCGGCCCCCGCCCAACACCGGGGAGGAGCCCCCAGGCCCCCACGGAAAGGGTTTGCCCGAGCCTGGGGCAACGGCAACATTGGATCCTGGACACAcgcaggctggagcctgaacgCGCCTCGTGCACACTGCTCCCTCGTGCGCCAGCACCCGCTCGCACCAGCACCCGCTCGCACCAGCATGGCATCTGCCCCTCTCCCACAGAGGCCCGTGGCCGTCCCATGCACACCGCTCCCTCGTGCGCCAGCACCCGCTCGCACCAGCACCCGCTCGCACCAGCACGGCATCTGCCCCTCTCCCACAGAGGCCCGTGGCCGTCCCGTGCACACCGCTCCCTCGTGCGCCAGCACCCGCTCGCACCAGCACGGCATCTGCCTCTCTCCCACAGAGGCCCGTGGCTGTCCTGTGCACACTGCTCCCTCGTGCACCAGCACCCGCTCGCACCAGCACCCGCTCGCACCAGCATggcagctgcccctctcccacagaGGCCCGTGGCCGTCCCGTGCACAAACCCCCAGGCACGGGCCCTGGCACACAGACAGGCGAGCTCCCATTTCCTGGCAGCCCCAGCCACGCTCACTCTCGCCAAGTGCTCCCCTCGGCACTGCATgcgcccagctctgcccccggcACACAGACTCGCTCTCGCCCACGACTGGCCGGGACGCCGGGCCCCAGTGGCGAGAGGTGGCAGGGGTGTGCCCGGGACCAAGCAGCAGGGACTGGCCACAGCTTCAGAGCAAGTGGGCTCCTGCAGCCAGCAACTCGGGGTGGCCACCAGCCCCAGGCCTGCCACGCACAGGGACCCTGGGGCTGGGCCTTGGCTTAGTTCCATTGTCGTCGCCAGTCGGCCCCTTCGCTGACTAGCGCCAGGCCAGCAACAGAGCAGCCTATGGACCCTCCACAGCTGGTGCTTCTGCTGTGCCCCCCCagtgcccgccccccccagcgccccctgctgggagctccctcccaggccagcgctcctgccccacccctcacggccacccccccagcgcccacccccagccagtgcccctgccccccacagcgccccatgctgggagccccccccccaggccagcactcctgccccacccctcacagcccccccagcgcccgcccccagccagtgccccctgctgggagcccccccagGCCAG
The genomic region above belongs to Malaclemys terrapin pileata isolate rMalTer1 chromosome 23, rMalTer1.hap1, whole genome shotgun sequence and contains:
- the ITGA7 gene encoding integrin alpha-7 isoform X6, with translation MRGAPGAWLCGLGLQLLAGAAFNLDGTDPLLKDGAGGSLFGFSVALHRQLRPEPASWMLVGAPQAPGLPGQRANRTGGLYACPLTREINDCWRVPIDEGVDLHKESKENQWLGVSVKSQGAGGKIVTCAHLYESRNRVNQPLETRDVIGRCYVLSQDLTVREELDGGEWKFCEGRPQGHERFGFCQQGVSAGFTADNHYVLFGAPGTYNWKGDLRVELVNQSSLELVTYDDGPYEAGGEKDQDPSLIPVPANSYFGFSVDSGKGLTRQDQLSFVTGAPRANHTGAVLILRRDNVNRLVPEAILPGEQLTSSFGYAVAVVDLNSDGWMDLVVGAPHFFDRQEEIGGAAYVYINQAGRWEGARPIRLNGTSRSMFGIGLAALGDLNQDGFQDIAVGAPFDGAGKVYIYHGSNLGIVTKPAQVLDGEGVGVRTFGYSLSGGLDIDGNLYPDLLVGSLSDSVVLYRARPVIHVSKNVSLSPPNIDLESRNCPHHLGICVDVRACFSYTASPASYSPRVTLAYTLDADVDRRKLGQAPRVAFLDRKPTDPEHQFSDVVELPHQRVPACVKATFQLQDSIRDKLRPIVLVLTYSIEHARSKRQVQAAALPPLMPVLNAQLPSSQRAEVNFLKQGCGEDKICQSNLELHYQFCSRVGDADFLPLPRGADGTAVFAMSDQKDVALEIQVTNLPSDPAAPQRDGDDAHEALLTATFPEALPYSGVRAHDAWAGPGLEKQPCLPNLNASQVQCELGNPMKRGAQVRFYLIVSTSGITIETRELELELELSTISEQPGLRPVTARARVVIELPLSVTGVAVPRRLFFGGRVRGESAVRTEGQVGSAVRYEVTVSNRGQSLNTLGSAFLNLMWPHEIANGKWLLYPLRLELAARPGQRVACSPAANPLRLALESHGQDRSRREAERPEVPSTGPWWHRAHAERKNVTLDCARGTARCLVFQCPLHSFDRSAVLTVWGRLWNSTFLEEYPAVTSVELLVRANITVKSTIQNLVLKDAATQIPVTIYLDPSAAVPRGVPWWIILIAVLAGVLVLGLLVSVLWKCGFFQRSSRAAPYAANYYRARLAVQPSEVEKQAGEA
- the ITGA7 gene encoding integrin alpha-7 isoform X3 translates to MRGAPGAWLCGLGLQLLAGAAFNLDGTDPLLKDGAGGSLFGFSVALHRQLRPEPASWMLVGAPQAPGLPGQRANRTGGLYACPLTREINDCWRVPIDEGVDLHKESKENQWLGVSVKSQGAGGKIVTCAHLYESRNRVNQPLETRDVIGRCYVLSQDLTVREELDGGEWKFCEGRPQGHERFGFCQQGVSAGFTADNHYVLFGAPGTYNWKGDLRVELVNQSSLELVTYDDGPYEAGGEKDQDPSLIPVPANSYFGFSVDSGKGLTRQDQLSFVTGAPRANHTGAVLILRRDNVNRLVPEAILPGEQLTSSFGYAVAVVDLNSDGWMDLVVGAPHFFDRQEEIGGAAYVYINQAGRWEGARPIRLNGTSRSMFGIGLAALGDLNQDGFQDIAVGAPFDGAGKVYIYHGSNLGIVTKPAQVLDGEGVGVRTFGYSLSGGLDIDGNLYPDLLVGSLSDSVVLYRARPVIHVSKNVSLSPPNIDLESRNCPHHLGICVDVRACFSYTASPASYSPRVTLAYTLDADVDRRKLGQAPRVAFLDRKPTDPEHQFSDVVELPHQRVPACVKATFQLQDSIRDKLRPIVLVLTYSIEHARSKRQVQAAALPPLMPVLNAQLPSSQRAEVNFLKQGCGEDKICQSNLELHYQFCSRVGDADFLPLPRGADGTAVFAMSDQKDVALEIQVTNLPSDPAAPQRDGDDAHEALLTATFPEALPYSGVRAHDAWAGPGLEKQPCLPNLNASQVQCELGNPMKRGAQVRFYLIVSTSGITIETRELELELELSTISEQPGLRPVTARARVVIELPLSVTGVAVPRRLFFGGRVRGESAVRTEGQVGSAVRYEVTVSNRGQSLNTLGSAFLNLMWPHEIANGKWLLYPLRLELAARPGQRVACSPAANPLRLALESHGQDRSRREAERPEVPSTGPWWHRAHAERKNVTLDCARGTARCLVFQCPLHSFDRSAVLTVWGRLWNSTFLEEYPAVTSVELLVRANITVKSTIQNLVLKDAATQIPVTIYLDPSAAVPRGVPWWIILIAVLAGVLVLGLLVSVLWKVGFFKRSRPQQAVVPQYHAIKIPREERQLFREEKTGTIQRKEWVTNWSEGGDSHVPISG